caaaaaatattgtttgtttgtattttctgtttttggtttttatgaaaaccaaaaacaggttttcaaaatttttgaaaacaagaaaaaaaggttttttaaagttttggaaacagaactagttacattgattatagattgcactttctttaagaatTCATAttacaaattgcatagagatataaagacaatgatcaaatatactttgagttattgttttatttcttatcttttttgctttctactgatgttttcaatggtgaattacgttgcaatagacacggcaaaggctgcagttatgaaaaatgtaatggtgtggatatattccattattatgaaaataaaaccatagacacactcttttttttccagttttatgctttcagtttttgttttcagttttaagtgttcgtccaaacaagtttcaattttatgttttatgtttttgttttcaaaatttttggaagtgataccaaacacaacctaagaTGGCTGAATCCACGCTTAACCATGGCATTTTGAAGTGCTCATAGTTTCAGTTTAAAGTTGAAGAAGAAGCATTAGTATTATGACTTAAGCCTCTATAATGGCTACATATACAAGCTGATGATGTTAAAATATAACTGAATCCTAGGGCATATTGAGAATGAACTTTGAAATTCTCCCAATGTTTTAACATATTTCCTTTCTACACAAATCTCAACAAACATGAGGATCGATGATCTACATCAGTATACTATCGTGTGTGAAAATTGACATTAGACATTGAAACTCACCCAGCCTTCTTGTTTGATTTGAATGTAAGGCGTGACCGTGGCGAAGGGGAAAAATGAGTTGGTAGTTGGGGCAGCTCTGTGTCCCCAGAAAGCATTCCAACCACATCTTTCATTGAGGGGCGACGAGCAGGTGACTTCTGCAGACAAAGCAGAGCAATTGTGATGCAAAGATGAGCTTGTTCTCGATCCAATGACTGAACATTCTTATCAACCAAATCAAGAAGCTTCCCAGTGCGCGCAAGAAGGCGTGCCCATGATATCAGATTGGCACGCTGGAATTCAGACTTGGGCGAGCCTGCCACCTGAAGGGGCCGCCTCCCGGCAATGAGAACCAGCAACAACACACCAAAGCTATAAACATCACACTTCTCAGATATATTATCCCCTCCACCATATTCAGGAGCAACATAACAAATGGTGCCTCTCATACTCGGTGTACTACTAATGCCACCACTATTAGGAATCTCTCCACTGATAGAATCACGGCTATTGCCTCGACCTTTCAGAAACTCTCCACTAAGCCCATCCAACCACCAATCTATACTACCACGACTACTACtcctattcttcttctttctaccGACATACAATTCCTCAGCTCTTGGCCACCAATCTTCTTCGCCATTGTTGTCACTGACTACcccttccttctttttcttcttcttcctttcaaGCTCCCCGCAGTATTCCTCCTTCCACCACTCTCTTGCAGGTCTTATATTCTCCTTCTTCAAGTTTTTCGTGGCAATCTTGCTGTCCTCATCTAATGAAAGCCACCAATCAAATCGCTGTTTATgcctcttattcttcttcttctccaatttcCCAGTTGCAACATTACTTGACGAAGAAGCTCCAATCCAATCACTCTTCGGTCTCTCTTTCTTAATTTCTGTTCCTATCCATTCCATAACATAATcctttacttttccattctctGAAGTCCCATTCTCTTGCTTCCACCACCAGTCTTTCGCTGAAACACCCTTGCTCATCCCTTTATTGCTCTTTTCAGCTCCAGTACCTAATTCATTAACACTCTCAACACTGGCACCATCAAAACTATTTCTCCCCGGAGATGGCACTATGCCAACTGTCTCTGGTGAGGCAGTTACAGCATCTAGGGTCTCCGGCGATGTTGGATCTCCAGAGAAGCCCTCCGGGGACTGACCTACTCCCAGACTGAATTCCTCGAACCCCGTTGTTATACTCTCTGTATCCTCCACTACAGATCCATAATCCTCTAATGCACCACCCCCGTTGCTCTCCAGCTCTGCCTTCTTTGCCACCTCTAATACATCGTTCACTTTCCCCCCGTCACTCTCGTCCACTGTAATTTCATATTGATTCTCTGATTTCAACCGCGCCAAACCAAAATCTGCAATCTTCGCGGAGAATTGCCGATCCAACAGTACGTTACTGGGCTTGATGTCTCCGTGAATAACCGGCGGGTTCAAATTATGTAAATACTCAATCCCCTTCGCAATATCAATTGTAATCGAAAACCTTTTCTTCCACTCCATCAGCTCCGCACACTTTCTGTGTAACAACGCGTCTTGTAAGTTTCCATTTTGTACAAGTTCATATACCAAAAGCATTCTGCGGCGCTTCCTGTCGGAGGAGAATCCAAGGACGGAAACAACATGGGGAGAGTCGACCTTGGAGGCGAAGAAGAGCTCGTTTTGAAACTCTCGCTCTCCCTGGAGGGAACCGGAATCCATGACCTTCACAGCAACTTCCAGGCGGTTAGGCAGGGTGCCTCGGAAGACGGAGCCAAAGCCTCCCTGGCCGAGGATGTTAGAAGACGAAAAAGAATTGGTGGCATGACGAAGAGAAGAGTAGGAGAATCGATGTGGTGGCTTGGCGTCGGAGGGAGCGGTGCGCTCCCGCCGAACTTTTCGGAAGCAGCGAAGGACAAAGAATAGGAAGGAGCAGGCGGCGGCGAGTGGTGGTAGGACGCCTTGGCGGTGGTGTGGGAATTCTGTGGGGGAGGGCGCAGGGGAGAGTGTGACTTGGTGAACGATCAATGGTGGAGGCGGCCCCGGGGGTGTTGGTGGGACCGGGCGAAATGGCATGGTGGGATTAATAAGCTTAACAACGAAAAGAAGTGAAAGACGAACTTACAAGAATTCTAGAGGGGGAAATTCCATGACTGTAAGTTGAAGTCCCCAATCGGCGAAGAAGCCCTCCGGCTCTGCTTGTGTGTTTTTCCCTTTTTGCGTCGACGCTCTTAACAGTTTAACAGCcgtttttgatgctctggaatctGTCGGTTCTCCAGACTTTTAATGGGTTTTATACGGTGACGTTTTATGTTCCATCTCTTGGTTCGCATATGTGGTCGACCTCTTTGTTAGCGAAAATCAAATCCCTCTTTTTTCCCCTGAAATTTagctaataaaaaaaacaaacaaaaaggaaatATTGTAGCTTGGATATAAAGATAAATGTTTTCAGCATTAAAAACTTAGGAGATTTGAAAAGGAAATAGAGCATAATTTTAATAATCTGGAATTACAgagatcatcaacaattttttgTGAGAAGCTATAGCCTATAAGAATGGTTGATCTTGGTAATTAGTGGTAATGATTGCTAATCTTCCCTAATTGATATTTACAAAAagtgaggaggaggagaaggtgaagaagaaccAATCAAAAGGAAATTGAGTGCAAGAAAACCTGGTTTAGGTTAGATGCTGATAAAAGCAATTAGAAAGAAAATGGGGGGTGGGTGGTTCCTTTCAGTTTTATAACTTTTATTATTTGGCCATTTCAAAACTCCTGCCCTGGTTTCAAACATGGTGACCCACACCAAATACCAAACCATTTTGGGGTTTTCCTCTATTAAGTTTGACCCtttgttctctctcttcatACTCAGACATCTGAAAGCGACTCTTTGCTACCCCATTTACGTTATTAAAGATGGAAATTAAGCCATATTTTGTCTTATCTTTGATGTATAAGAACCAGTAGTGCACGGTGAGGTCAACATTGGGTTTTTAATACACTGTTTTCAAATGGCCAGTTTCAACTTTGTTCAAAACAGCCAAATGTTCAACCTTGCCTAGTTGGCTTATCATTATCATTCAAATCTTTATCTCAAAAATTTGGGGAGAACATCATTGAAAATCCATCAACCTTGCCTTGTTGGCTAGTTTAATAAAATTGTTAGTTTCAAATAATTGATTCTTTAGTGCATTTTACCCCTGGATTTATGAATCAGGTAGTAAAATAATACCTGTTCTTTATGAGAAACCTTCATGTATTCGAATTAAAATGCTCTTATTCTCCCTTTTGTCTGAAATTTGTCTTATATATACATTGAATGGTATTCTGACAAAAAAAGGTCGTACTGGCAAATATTTGAACATTTTGGATATGtccataaattttattttatcttgggGACATTTGAATATTGATTACACATTGTCTGCATTCAATTTGTTCGTTTTAAGTCAGACTTTACGGTGCAAGCAAATGTCGACAATATGATAATTTATCAGCAAAGTGAAGCTGAACGCCTGAACCGACCAACCGGCTTGCTCTTGCTGTCCGCCGAGCATCACGTGCTAAGCCAAACCATGTTAGtgcttccaaaaaaaaaaaaaaagcgttaGAAAAGGAAATTGCCTTTCATGTGGACTAAAACAAAGATAAGTAGTGTGCTGGTAGGATAGATTCCGTCAGAGGAATTTCAACTGTTCGTAAAGGCGCAAAGGCTTGTCTAATTCCTTGGCATTATAGCAGTTTAGCACTGGTCATGCAACCCAACCGTAACCATGGATCTCTTTCCATATGAACACACTGTATAGAAAGTGAAATCCAGGGCCTCCAAAAGTACCCAAGTCCCAACCAGGCAACCCCTACAATAGGCAATTACTGAGCTTTCCACACACTCGGAATATAAATAATCCATGCAATTTTTGGCACGATTTCTGGGTTTCATTTTATCTTGCTGTTGTTCCCTGTAAGGTAAGAATAGAAGTCATTAAGTATATATACTTTAAATTCCACACCAGCTCAGCTAACTATTAACTGCTACTGGTTGTAGCAGTCCACAATGAAACTGAtgaatttaagaatatacagTCTATTAACAAAAATGTAACATGCAGAATCTTCCAAGAACTATATTCACCCAAAGAACTAAGAACATCAATACTAATCATACTCTTCTAACCCACTGAGCTTCCCAGTTCTCCTTTCAGATGCTTCTTATCCAAATCCAtaaggaaatttttttaatcaagtATAAGCTGATAAGTGATGAGATCCCTGATAATGCAGTTCCATCATTTAAGGGTACCTAAACATCTACACGCCAATGATTGATTGACTGTAAAGAGAGACATGGAACAGTCtgaaatagataaagtaatctATTATTCACCACCATACCAGAAACCTATTCTTAAGGGAAGAAAACGagataataaagaaaataaataagaaaagaaaggatCAAGGGGTTAGTGAACGGGGGCCTCTCGCCTCCTTTCATCCGGGTATTAACTCCTCCTGGTTGGTGAGAGAAGCGGGGAAGACAACCTGTTGTTCCTTCCTCTACCTACTTTGCCAACTATTCACTCCTACCTTCTACACCCGTGTTAATGATTCCGGAAGTTCTTCTCCTAGCATAGTAACAATTCCAAATTTActgttttctttaaattttattcCTTAAAACATGTGAAATGTGCATGTTATTTTCCTCTTCCCTAAGACCAAAAAAGGACTGGACCAAGTtcatattaattaatcaatgtCATGTTACCTCCTGAACTTTCTCTCCCATCAGCTCAGCTCCTCTTCAAATCTACAACAATGACACTGATGTTATCAGAGCTTTTTCTACCCAAAGCAAGGCGAGTTAGCAGTGCAGCAGCCAGTACACTACGTGCAGGATACAATGCACTGGACTTCTCATCTTCCATCCGAGGACCGGCACTGAGGTTTGCAGGAGCACTACCTTCTCGCAGACACTCGCAAGCCACTTCACACGCCAAGTCACTTGACAAAACATCCCACAAACCATCACTAGCGAGAATTAAGCAATCGTCTTCTGGTTTCCTTTTTGTTAGAGTTGTCTCAGGCTCTGACGTCACAATTGGCTTTAAATATTTGTCCCCTGTGACAAAAAACACAATTAAGAAACATTATCCTGATCTTGAAATTATAAGCTTAATATCTAATGAGCTCTCCAACAACAGTAATTACCCAAGCGAAACAAATTAATGAGTTGGACCACAAGAGCATTCACCCCATCCCTGCCGAGGATGGTTGAGGTACAATCAGCAATCCCTTAATCACAGTCAGGTATATTATCATTGAGGCACAGCAAATCGCAATTTAATATGCACCAAAATGACGGTGCAATCTCCTAGTTTTTCCTACcataaaattttcaatcaaGGATCGAGAAGAGCACCATTACTAAAATAAGTACCAAAATGGAATAGATGTAATGTTAATTGGCTGATTTTGTTTCCATTAGGTTTGAGCCAGGGTGAGGTTCAATTCCCCACatgcaaatataaaatatatcacataaaaaaataaaaagtatagCTCATAGAGTCTCTTTTCATAGTAACAGAGATGCCACCACATATGAGAGCTGCATGCATGTGTCAACCTTATCTATATGCGGAGCTATGCAAGATCAATATCAAGAAGGTAACACTACTGATAAGAAACCATGCTGACAGACCTATCTTACGAATTAGCAACCCATATGTGCAAGATTGCAATGATCTGACAAATTCCACAATCATCTTCATGGTTCTCCATTCTAGAATGAATCAGACATCGTTAATATCCAATACgaaacaaattttgaaaaatgacGACAAAGACGTCGCTGCgatttttaacttttaagtttaACTCCAAACACTACATAACGGGCAAGTTAATGCTAGAAAACTGGAAAAAAAGAATCACACAGCGAGTAATacaaaactatcaaaagttTGTAGTGGAAGTTCTTGTGAGGATCTAGCACTCAACTTGGCAGCTCCATGGTTTGACCTGATTGATACAAATAGACAGAATGCCTGATGAAAATCCGCAAGACCCATTTGGCTTCCTATTTCATTAGACTGCTCCAAACAAAAAGGTGTGTGTGCGTAAAAAGGACTGTGTTAAGAAGATGAAATGTTACTTGAAACCCGATGCAGCCAAAAGAACAATTAAAACAAGAAAATCCCAAGCCATGAGAAGAACAACTATTTATACATTCAATTACATTCTCAGTAGCGATAAAGGAATCAGGAAAATTAAGACATGCATATCTAGTCGAATACAAAATTTAAAACGTAGTACCAGTATTATATAGATATGGTCAGTGCACAGTCAACACAAAGTATTACAACCATTGGTAGACATATTGGACATGGAAACGGTGTACATCAATACATATAACTACATTAAGTTTGGCAATTACTTTACTTCCACA
This sequence is a window from Tripterygium wilfordii isolate XIE 37 chromosome 8, ASM1340144v1, whole genome shotgun sequence. Protein-coding genes within it:
- the LOC120003978 gene encoding receptor-like serine/threonine-protein kinase At4g25390; amino-acid sequence: MPFRPVPPTPPGPPPPLIVHQVTLSPAPSPTEFPHHRQGVLPPLAAACSFLFFVLRCFRKVRRERTAPSDAKPPHRFSYSSLRHATNSFSSSNILGQGGFGSVFRGTLPNRLEVAVKVMDSGSLQGEREFQNELFFASKVDSPHVVSVLGFSSDRKRRRMLLVYELVQNGNLQDALLHRKCAELMEWKKRFSITIDIAKGIEYLHNLNPPVIHGDIKPSNVLLDRQFSAKIADFGLARLKSENQYEITVDESDGGKVNDVLEVAKKAELESNGGGALEDYGSVVEDTESITTGFEEFSLGVGQSPEGFSGDPTSPETLDAVTASPETVGIVPSPGRNSFDGASVESVNELGTGAEKSNKGMSKGVSAKDWWWKQENGTSENGKVKDYVMEWIGTEIKKERPKSDWIGASSSSNVATGKLEKKKNKRHKQRFDWWLSLDEDSKIATKNLKKENIRPAREWWKEEYCGELERKKKKKKEGVVSDNNGEEDWWPRAEELYVGRKKKNRSSSRGSIDWWLDGLSGEFLKGRGNSRDSISGEIPNSGGISSTPSMRGTICYVAPEYGGGDNISEKCDVYSFGVLLLVLIAGRRPLQVAGSPKSEFQRANLISWARLLARTGKLLDLVDKNVQSLDREQAHLCITIALLCLQKSPARRPSMKDVVGMLSGDTELPQLPTHFSPSPRSRLTFKSNKKAG